One stretch of Emys orbicularis isolate rEmyOrb1 chromosome 5, rEmyOrb1.hap1, whole genome shotgun sequence DNA includes these proteins:
- the GUCY1A1 gene encoding guanylate cyclase soluble subunit alpha-1 isoform X2 has translation MFCTKLKDLKITGECPFSLLTQSHISDEHEEECAEVPNSSRAALPICKEVSEKDTHGTLPKRKTSRSRVYLHTLAESICKLLFPEFERLHLALQRTLAKNKIKENRKYGEREDFEKIVTDHANAADMAVLQVGNGIRRLWNRREFLANPNFEEYFEILTPRINCTFSGIMTMLNMQFTVRVKRWDNAVKKSSRVMDLKGQMIYIFESSAILFLGSPCVDRLEDFTGRGLYLSDIPIHNALRDVVLIGEQARAQDGLKKRLGKLKATLEMAHQALEEEKKKTVDLLCSIFPGEVAQQLWQGQVVQAKKFNNVTMLFSDIVGFTAICAQCSPMQVITMLNELYTRFDYQCGELDVYKVETIGDAYCVAGGLHKESETHAVQIALMALKMMELSDEVMSPHGEPIKMRIGLHSGSVFAGVVGVKMPRYCLFGNNVTLANKFESCSIPRKINVSPTTYRLLKEYPDFVFTPRSREELPPNFPSDIPGICYFLDAYLQGTNSKPWFQKRDFEDGNANFLGKATGVD, from the exons ATGTTCTGTACCAAACTGAAAGACTTGAAGATCACTGGGGAATGTCCTTTCTCCTTACTGACCCAAAGTCATATATCTGATGAACATGAGGAGGAATGTGCAGAAGTGCCAAATAGTTCTAGAGCAGCTTTGCCCATCTGCAAAGAAGTCAGTGAAAAAGACACTCATGGGACCCTTCCAAAAAGGAAAACCAGTAGAAGCAGAGTGTATCTGCACACATTAGCTGAAAGCATCTGTAAACTGCTCTTTCCTGAG TTTGAAAGGTTACATCTTGCACTTCAGAGAACATtagcaaagaacaaaataaaagaaaacag GAAATACGGGGAGAGAGAAGATTTTGAAAAAATAGTCACTGATCATGCAAATGCAGC GGATATGGCTGTTCTACAAGTTGGCAATGGGATAAGGAGACTTTGGAACAGGAGAGAATTTCTAGCAAATCCTAACTTTGAGGAGTATTTTGAAATTCTTACCCCTAGAATAAACTGCACATTTAGTGGGATCATGACAATGCTCAATATGCAGTTTACCGTACGAGTGAAGAGATGGGACAATGCTGTTAAGAAGTCATCAAGG GTAATGGATCTTAAAGGCCAAATGATCTATATTTTTGAATCCAGTGCCATCTTGTTCTTGGGATCTCCCTGTGTGGACAGATTAGAAGATTTTACAGGACGTGGATTATACCTTTCTGATATTCCAATTCATAATGCACTGAGGGATGTTGTTTTGATAGGAGAACAAGCCAGAGCTCAAGATGGACTAAAGAAGAGATTAGGAAAGCTTAAAGCTACTCTTGAGATGGCCCACCAAGCTCTggaagaggagaagaagaagacagTAGATCTTTTGTGCTCAATTTTTCCTGGTGAGGTTGCTCAGCAGCTGTGGCAGGGACAAGTTGTGCAAGCCAAGAAATTTAATAATGTCACAATGCTTTTCTCTGACATTGTAGGATTCACTGCCATCTGTGCCCAGTGCTCACCTATGCAGGTTATCACCATGCTTAATGAGCTCTATACTCGCTTTGATTACCAGTGCGGAGAGCTAGATGTCTACAAG GTGGAGACCATTGGAGATGCTTATTGCGTGGCTGGAGGTTTACACAAAGAAAGCGAGACACACGCTGTTCAAATAGCATTGATGGCACTGAAGATGATGGAGCTGTCAGATGAGGTGATGTCTCCCCATGGAGAGCCTATCAAG atgCGTATTGGCCTCCATTCTGGGTCCGTCTTTGCTGGAGTTGTTGGGGTTAAAATGCCACGTTATTGTCTCTTTGGAAACAATGTAACCCTTGCCAACAAGTTTGAGTCTTGCAGTATACCTAGGAAAATAAATGTCAGTCCAACAACTTACAG GCTGCTAAAAGAATATCCAGATTTTGTGTTCACACCTCGCTCAAGAGAAGAACTTCCTCCAAACTTTCCCAGTGATATTCCTGGTATTTGTTACTTTCTGGATGCTTATCTTCAAGGAACAAATTCAAAGCCTTGGTTTCAAAAGAGAGATTTTGAAGATGGTAATGCAAATTTCTTGGGCAAGGCAACAGGGGTAGACTAA
- the GUCY1A1 gene encoding guanylate cyclase soluble subunit alpha-1 isoform X1: MFCTKLKDLKITGECPFSLLTQSHISDEHEEECAEVPNSSRAALPICKEVSEKDTHGTLPKRKTSRSRVYLHTLAESICKLLFPEFERLHLALQRTLAKNKIKENRKYGEREDFEKIVTDHANAAGVPVETVKESLGEELFKICYEEDEHILGVVGGTLKDFLNSFNTLLKQSGHCQEADKKSKLEEASILCLEKDQDFLNVYCFFPKKITSLILPGIIKAAAHILYETEVEVMLMPPCFRNDCTAFINQPYLLYSVLVKSTRPSLSPCKPQSSLVISASLFCKTFPFHFMFDKDMAVLQVGNGIRRLWNRREFLANPNFEEYFEILTPRINCTFSGIMTMLNMQFTVRVKRWDNAVKKSSRVMDLKGQMIYIFESSAILFLGSPCVDRLEDFTGRGLYLSDIPIHNALRDVVLIGEQARAQDGLKKRLGKLKATLEMAHQALEEEKKKTVDLLCSIFPGEVAQQLWQGQVVQAKKFNNVTMLFSDIVGFTAICAQCSPMQVITMLNELYTRFDYQCGELDVYKVETIGDAYCVAGGLHKESETHAVQIALMALKMMELSDEVMSPHGEPIKMRIGLHSGSVFAGVVGVKMPRYCLFGNNVTLANKFESCSIPRKINVSPTTYRLLKEYPDFVFTPRSREELPPNFPSDIPGICYFLDAYLQGTNSKPWFQKRDFEDGNANFLGKATGVD; encoded by the exons ATGTTCTGTACCAAACTGAAAGACTTGAAGATCACTGGGGAATGTCCTTTCTCCTTACTGACCCAAAGTCATATATCTGATGAACATGAGGAGGAATGTGCAGAAGTGCCAAATAGTTCTAGAGCAGCTTTGCCCATCTGCAAAGAAGTCAGTGAAAAAGACACTCATGGGACCCTTCCAAAAAGGAAAACCAGTAGAAGCAGAGTGTATCTGCACACATTAGCTGAAAGCATCTGTAAACTGCTCTTTCCTGAG TTTGAAAGGTTACATCTTGCACTTCAGAGAACATtagcaaagaacaaaataaaagaaaacag GAAATACGGGGAGAGAGAAGATTTTGAAAAAATAGTCACTGATCATGCAAATGCAGCAG GTGTTCCAGTTGAAACTGTAAAGGAATCTCTTGGTGAAGAGCTATTCAAAATATGTTATGAAGAGGATGAACACATCTTAGGAGTTGTTGGAGGAACCCTTAAGGACTTCTTGAACAGTTTCAATACTCTTCTGAAGCAGAGTGGCCATTGCCAAGAAGCAGACAAAAAGAGCAAACTTGAGGAAGCCTCCATATTATGCCTGGAAAAAGATCAAGATTTCTTAAACGTGTACTGTTTCTTTCCTAAGAAAATAACTAGTCTCATTCTGCCTGGCATTATTAAGGCAGCAGCTCATATTTTGTATGAAACCGAAGTGGAAGTGATGCTGATGCCCCCCTGCTTTCGTAATGACTGCACAGCGTTTATTAACCAGCCATATTTGTTGTACTCTGTACTAGTCAAAAGCACAAGACCTTCCTTATCTCCATGTAAACCACAGTCCTCTCTTGTGATTTCCGCCTCTCTGTTCTGTAAAACTTTCCCATTTCATTTCATGTTTGACAAGGATATGGCTGTTCTACAAGTTGGCAATGGGATAAGGAGACTTTGGAACAGGAGAGAATTTCTAGCAAATCCTAACTTTGAGGAGTATTTTGAAATTCTTACCCCTAGAATAAACTGCACATTTAGTGGGATCATGACAATGCTCAATATGCAGTTTACCGTACGAGTGAAGAGATGGGACAATGCTGTTAAGAAGTCATCAAGG GTAATGGATCTTAAAGGCCAAATGATCTATATTTTTGAATCCAGTGCCATCTTGTTCTTGGGATCTCCCTGTGTGGACAGATTAGAAGATTTTACAGGACGTGGATTATACCTTTCTGATATTCCAATTCATAATGCACTGAGGGATGTTGTTTTGATAGGAGAACAAGCCAGAGCTCAAGATGGACTAAAGAAGAGATTAGGAAAGCTTAAAGCTACTCTTGAGATGGCCCACCAAGCTCTggaagaggagaagaagaagacagTAGATCTTTTGTGCTCAATTTTTCCTGGTGAGGTTGCTCAGCAGCTGTGGCAGGGACAAGTTGTGCAAGCCAAGAAATTTAATAATGTCACAATGCTTTTCTCTGACATTGTAGGATTCACTGCCATCTGTGCCCAGTGCTCACCTATGCAGGTTATCACCATGCTTAATGAGCTCTATACTCGCTTTGATTACCAGTGCGGAGAGCTAGATGTCTACAAG GTGGAGACCATTGGAGATGCTTATTGCGTGGCTGGAGGTTTACACAAAGAAAGCGAGACACACGCTGTTCAAATAGCATTGATGGCACTGAAGATGATGGAGCTGTCAGATGAGGTGATGTCTCCCCATGGAGAGCCTATCAAG atgCGTATTGGCCTCCATTCTGGGTCCGTCTTTGCTGGAGTTGTTGGGGTTAAAATGCCACGTTATTGTCTCTTTGGAAACAATGTAACCCTTGCCAACAAGTTTGAGTCTTGCAGTATACCTAGGAAAATAAATGTCAGTCCAACAACTTACAG GCTGCTAAAAGAATATCCAGATTTTGTGTTCACACCTCGCTCAAGAGAAGAACTTCCTCCAAACTTTCCCAGTGATATTCCTGGTATTTGTTACTTTCTGGATGCTTATCTTCAAGGAACAAATTCAAAGCCTTGGTTTCAAAAGAGAGATTTTGAAGATGGTAATGCAAATTTCTTGGGCAAGGCAACAGGGGTAGACTAA